In Pseudanabaena sp. FACHB-2040, a genomic segment contains:
- a CDS encoding hybrid sensor histidine kinase/response regulator, producing the protein MIQIFAAVGITGWLSLRNGQRAVNDVVSQLQNEVTARISKHLADFVAVPQMVTEINASAIQYDTLDLQNAAVLESHFWQQMRVFETLRPIAFGSAQGTIHAVDRMPDGALVIRVIDSSTDGAYYTYSIDPQGTRDRLLKVNDSFDPRIRPWYTKAVQDGKPTWTEVYPYFSTLGLAISATHPLYDETGRLVGVTNATLSLAKLGNFLGSLKIGRSGQTFIMERSGNLVASSTTEPPFLLLEEGSEEKRERLAAIASEDAITRLTAQALKDNFGTFNNIDRSQQLVHTIDGKKYLIQVTPFSDRYGLDWLIVVTVPEADFMEYIEANTRTTILLCLLALMIATALGIWTSRWIARPIVQLNQASQAIADGKIDQQVTVKGIKELQTLARSFNQMAYQLKTAFTDLEARVEQRTAQLQEAKVAAEVANRAKGEFLANMSHELRTPLNAILGFAQMLRHQCIENAEQRNGLDIISRSGEHLLNLINDVLDMSKIEAGQTSLMLDSFDLYEMLRLIEETFQLRASTKGVSLVFRRSAEVPRYIRADERKLRQILINLLSNAIKFTEAGSVVLEAQATVPVTSAEATEPATLPVTRLHFAVSDTGAGIASEDLERIFEPFLQTTLGEQAGQGTGLGLPISRRFVELMGGAMAVDSTPGQGSRFYFEILVRIAAASDLPTPAPKRRVVGFMPGQQTYRILVVDDRWENRHLVVRLLKPLGFAVQEAENGEAAITSWQHWQPHLIWMDMRMSMLDGYEATRQIRTLEQQAESDRPLVKIIALTTSTYEEERSIVLSVGCDDFVRKPFQEETLFSKMTQHLGVQFQYVELEADFPSAAEPASQFSTLTAADLAVMPDS; encoded by the coding sequence ATGATCCAGATTTTTGCTGCGGTAGGAATTACGGGTTGGCTATCGCTGCGTAATGGTCAGCGGGCGGTCAATGACGTTGTATCCCAGTTACAAAATGAGGTTACTGCACGAATTTCTAAACATTTGGCAGACTTTGTTGCAGTCCCCCAAATGGTTACAGAAATCAATGCGAGTGCCATTCAATATGACACGCTAGATTTGCAGAATGCAGCGGTCTTGGAGAGTCATTTCTGGCAGCAAATGCGGGTGTTTGAGACCTTGCGACCGATCGCCTTTGGGAGCGCGCAGGGCACCATCCACGCCGTTGACCGGATGCCAGATGGTGCTCTGGTGATTCGGGTGATCGATTCATCCACCGACGGTGCGTATTACACCTACAGCATTGATCCTCAAGGCACCCGCGATCGCCTGCTAAAAGTTAATGATAGCTTTGATCCCCGTATCCGCCCTTGGTACACCAAAGCCGTTCAAGATGGCAAGCCGACCTGGACTGAAGTCTATCCTTACTTCTCAACGTTAGGATTGGCGATTAGCGCCACCCATCCCCTCTATGACGAAACCGGACGTTTAGTAGGCGTGACAAACGCCACCCTGTCGCTGGCCAAATTAGGCAACTTTTTAGGCAGTCTGAAGATTGGGCGCTCGGGTCAAACTTTTATCATGGAGCGTTCTGGTAATTTGGTTGCGAGTTCGACCACGGAACCACCGTTTCTCTTGCTAGAAGAAGGGAGTGAGGAGAAGCGGGAACGGTTAGCGGCGATCGCTAGTGAAGATGCCATCACGCGACTCACTGCCCAAGCTCTCAAGGACAATTTCGGAACCTTCAACAATATTGACCGGAGTCAGCAACTCGTTCACACCATTGACGGCAAAAAATATCTGATTCAGGTGACGCCCTTTAGCGATCGCTATGGGCTGGATTGGCTCATAGTAGTCACGGTGCCGGAAGCCGACTTCATGGAATACATTGAGGCGAATACCCGGACCACCATTTTGCTGTGTTTGCTGGCGCTAATGATTGCCACCGCGCTAGGAATTTGGACATCCCGCTGGATTGCCCGCCCAATTGTGCAGCTCAACCAGGCAAGTCAGGCAATCGCCGATGGCAAAATTGACCAGCAAGTGACGGTCAAAGGTATTAAGGAGTTACAAACCCTCGCTCGTTCTTTTAACCAGATGGCCTATCAACTCAAAACGGCGTTCACAGATTTAGAGGCACGGGTAGAGCAGCGCACCGCCCAACTGCAAGAGGCCAAAGTGGCAGCAGAGGTGGCGAATCGAGCCAAAGGCGAGTTTTTGGCGAACATGAGCCATGAACTGCGGACACCGCTCAATGCCATCCTAGGGTTTGCCCAAATGCTGAGGCATCAATGTATCGAGAACGCTGAGCAACGCAATGGCCTAGACATCATCAGTCGCAGCGGCGAGCATCTCCTCAACTTGATCAATGATGTGTTGGATATGTCAAAGATTGAGGCAGGCCAAACCTCGCTAATGTTGGATAGCTTCGATCTCTACGAGATGCTGCGCCTCATTGAGGAAACATTTCAGCTGCGGGCCAGCACTAAAGGGGTATCCCTGGTATTTCGGCGATCGGCCGAGGTTCCTCGCTACATTCGTGCTGATGAACGCAAGTTGCGGCAGATTTTAATCAACCTGCTGAGTAATGCGATCAAGTTTACTGAAGCTGGATCGGTCGTTCTGGAAGCACAGGCCACCGTTCCGGTCACTTCCGCTGAAGCCACCGAACCCGCTACTTTGCCAGTCACCCGCCTGCATTTCGCCGTTAGCGATACGGGGGCAGGCATTGCGTCGGAGGATCTAGAGCGCATCTTTGAACCCTTTCTGCAAACCACTTTGGGAGAGCAAGCTGGACAGGGAACTGGGCTTGGGTTACCCATTAGCCGTCGGTTTGTCGAGCTGATGGGGGGAGCAATGGCAGTGGACAGTACACCGGGCCAGGGAAGTCGATTTTACTTTGAAATTCTAGTTAGGATCGCGGCTGCCAGCGATCTGCCGACGCCAGCGCCTAAACGGCGTGTGGTTGGGTTCATGCCGGGTCAGCAAACTTACCGAATTTTGGTGGTCGATGATCGCTGGGAAAATCGCCACTTGGTAGTGCGCTTGCTGAAGCCTCTGGGTTTTGCGGTGCAGGAAGCCGAGAATGGTGAAGCGGCAATCACGAGCTGGCAACATTGGCAACCCCATCTCATCTGGATGGATATGCGTATGTCCATGCTGGACGGCTACGAAGCGACCCGCCAAATCCGGACGTTGGAGCAGCAGGCAGAGAGTGATCGCCCGTTGGTGAAAATCATTGCGTTGACCACGAGCACCTATGAAGAAGAACGATCAATCGTGCTGTCGGTGGGCTGTGATGATTTCGTTCGCAAACCCTTCCAGGAAGAAACTCTCTTCAGCAAGATGACCCAACATTTAGGTGTGCAGTTTCAATATGTCGAGCTGGAGGCAGATTTTCCCTCTGCAGCGGAGCCTGCTTCGCAATTCTCTACCCTCACGGCAGCCGATCTGGCAGTGATGCCGGACTCATGA
- a CDS encoding EAL domain-containing protein, producing MSAPAEATSITSAKVLIVDDTPTNLRLLSNTLIQQGYDVQCAISGELALIGVRASKPDIILLDITMPQMDGFEVCRQLKAESTTQNIPVIFLSALDDSFDKVRAFQAGGIDYITKPFQVEEVVARVANHLALQRAQTAILSLNTELEQRVEERTQSLQQLNLELQASEERFRTVANAAPVLIWMVGIDASCQFVNQHWLNFTGCSFTEVLNRGWVSRIHPAERSQYEQLYQTTLEQHQPFTLEYRLLNANSEYRWILETSVPLYEGDECVGFIGSGIDIHDRRQAEEQLIHNALHDSLTDLPNRVLLMERLELSLNRMGRSSSLHFAVLFLDLDRFKLINDGLGHLAGDCLLVQFASRLERVIRPTDLLARLGGDEFVLLLEDINGLQDAVHIANRILEELRSPFTIAGQEVFLTASIGIVLNAPHYYQGTELLRDADTAMYEAKKRGKARYEIFNSEMHQVALKQLHLENDLRKALEQQQFVIHYQPIVDLHTGELVGLEALVRWQPPQGMVLPNEFIPVAEETGLIIPLGEWVLRTACYRVKQWQEQFPRVSLRLSVNLSAKQLQEPTFLTQVDRVLQATGLSGHHLTLEITESMLIENVENVIAILQQLRDRQIQIDIDDFGTGYSSLSYLHRFPIHALKIDQSFTQTVDVNPNIVEAIISLGHALGLDVVAEGIGTAEQQSTIRSLGCRYGQGYYLGRPLSTNEMDRFLSTQTQLP from the coding sequence ATGTCTGCACCCGCAGAGGCGACTTCAATAACCTCAGCCAAAGTTCTGATCGTTGATGATACGCCAACCAACTTGCGACTGCTCTCCAACACCCTCATTCAGCAAGGATATGACGTTCAATGTGCGATTTCGGGTGAACTGGCGCTGATCGGCGTACGGGCAAGCAAACCGGATATCATTCTGCTTGACATCACAATGCCGCAGATGGACGGTTTTGAGGTATGTAGACAACTGAAGGCGGAGAGTACGACTCAAAATATCCCAGTGATCTTTTTGAGTGCCTTAGACGATTCCTTTGACAAGGTTAGGGCATTTCAAGCGGGAGGCATCGACTATATTACGAAACCCTTTCAAGTCGAAGAAGTCGTTGCCCGAGTTGCCAATCACCTCGCCCTACAACGTGCTCAGACAGCGATCTTGAGTCTCAATACAGAATTGGAGCAGCGAGTTGAAGAACGCACGCAATCCCTTCAGCAGCTCAATTTAGAGTTACAGGCTAGCGAGGAACGCTTTCGCACCGTTGCTAATGCCGCCCCTGTTTTAATCTGGATGGTTGGTATTGACGCTTCATGCCAGTTTGTGAACCAGCACTGGCTGAACTTTACAGGATGCTCTTTTACAGAAGTCCTCAACCGGGGATGGGTGAGCCGCATCCATCCAGCAGAGCGATCGCAGTATGAGCAACTCTATCAGACCACGCTGGAGCAGCATCAACCCTTTACATTGGAGTATCGTTTGCTGAACGCCAATTCGGAATATCGCTGGATTTTAGAAACGAGTGTGCCTCTGTATGAGGGGGATGAGTGTGTGGGGTTTATTGGCTCTGGCATCGACATCCATGATCGTAGGCAAGCCGAGGAGCAACTCATTCATAACGCGCTTCACGATAGCTTGACTGACTTACCGAACCGTGTACTGCTGATGGAGCGGTTGGAACTTTCCCTTAACCGAATGGGCCGATCGAGTAGTCTCCATTTTGCAGTTCTGTTTCTGGATTTAGATCGCTTCAAGCTGATCAACGATGGGCTCGGGCATCTGGCGGGCGATTGTTTACTGGTTCAGTTTGCTTCCCGATTGGAGCGGGTGATTCGCCCGACTGATCTGTTAGCGCGATTAGGAGGAGATGAGTTTGTCTTGCTCCTAGAAGATATTAATGGTTTACAAGATGCTGTCCATATAGCAAATCGAATTTTAGAAGAGCTGCGATCACCATTTACGATCGCAGGCCAAGAAGTCTTCTTAACGGCCAGTATCGGCATTGTTCTAAATGCGCCCCACTATTACCAGGGAACAGAGCTATTGCGAGATGCCGATACGGCCATGTATGAGGCCAAAAAACGCGGCAAAGCCCGGTACGAAATATTCAATTCAGAAATGCACCAAGTGGCGCTCAAGCAACTCCATTTGGAGAATGATTTGCGGAAAGCACTGGAGCAACAGCAGTTTGTGATCCACTACCAGCCGATTGTTGATCTTCACACAGGTGAATTGGTTGGTCTTGAAGCGCTCGTCCGGTGGCAACCGCCTCAAGGCATGGTGCTCCCCAACGAGTTCATCCCCGTTGCTGAAGAAACTGGGTTGATTATTCCGTTAGGTGAGTGGGTGCTGCGAACGGCGTGTTACCGGGTTAAGCAGTGGCAAGAGCAGTTTCCTAGGGTATCGTTGCGGCTCAGCGTGAATCTTTCAGCAAAGCAGCTTCAGGAACCCACTTTTTTGACTCAAGTTGATCGCGTCCTTCAGGCAACAGGGTTATCGGGACATCACCTGACGTTAGAAATTACGGAAAGCATGTTGATTGAGAACGTCGAAAATGTCATTGCGATCTTGCAGCAGTTACGCGATCGCCAGATTCAAATCGATATTGATGACTTTGGAACGGGCTATTCATCCCTGAGCTATTTGCACCGATTCCCGATTCATGCACTCAAAATTGATCAGTCATTTACTCAGACGGTAGACGTGAACCCCAACATTGTGGAGGCCATCATTTCTTTAGGCCACGCCCTTGGGTTGGATGTCGTCGCCGAAGGCATTGGAACAGCGGAGCAGCAGTCTACTATCAGAAGCTTGGGTTGCCGATATGGGCAGGGCTACTATTTGGGACGCCCTTTGTCCACAAATGAAATGGACCGCTTCCTGTCAACTCAAACTCAACTCCCTTGA
- a CDS encoding S-layer homology domain-containing protein, which translates to MPAQVPAPTPAPSTSFRDVPADYWAYEYISGLARFSVISGFPDGTFQPNEPVTRAQFAAILNQAFMSAQPFQVPNERLNATQSSTPTFADVPNDHWAAGYIAKARTAGFLSGYLGNEFKPNQPIPRVQALISIANGLGYQGGSIADLSAYKDADAIPEYARPGITAARAANIVVNYPALDQLVPNRPATRAEVAAFVHRALVNDGRAQPVAATGARWNKAPITTLPTAAAGFSFSADGQRLLALTTDGATLQIWNTQTGALIKEIAAGDQTRFDGAAISKDGTKVAAIAQTSPTNTVELAAWTIEAGQPLWKKTISRAESAIDGGQIAFSHDNQRIITFVNPQQDGASTPQLALWNTANGEAVQSLETSGRFAISPNGQFLAIQIYPNDSSGRVDLWRLNQSGMFEYARTLPPEDVLFWGMDMVFRNDGLLNVLTRSPYDGLLVTWNSQTGARVTSTELPADRSDDAIGLSPDGDSYFFGGQVAGARLGSVRTGEVQDWPHGYRVAFSDRGNYLALMNNNPNEVGSTLPTPSISIYAKTAH; encoded by the coding sequence GTGCCTGCACAAGTGCCTGCACCCACCCCAGCGCCAAGCACCTCCTTTAGAGATGTCCCTGCCGACTACTGGGCTTATGAGTACATATCAGGCCTGGCACGGTTCAGTGTAATTAGCGGCTTCCCCGATGGCACGTTCCAGCCTAACGAACCCGTAACCCGCGCACAGTTTGCGGCGATTTTGAATCAAGCGTTTATGTCAGCGCAACCTTTTCAAGTACCGAATGAGCGGTTGAATGCAACGCAGTCCAGTACTCCAACCTTTGCGGATGTGCCTAACGATCACTGGGCTGCTGGCTATATTGCTAAAGCTCGCACTGCGGGCTTTCTCTCAGGATATCTGGGGAATGAGTTTAAGCCCAATCAACCGATACCCCGCGTACAGGCCCTGATTTCTATCGCCAATGGATTGGGATATCAGGGTGGTAGTATAGCGGACCTATCTGCCTATAAAGATGCTGATGCCATTCCGGAATATGCTCGCCCTGGCATAACTGCTGCCAGAGCCGCCAACATCGTTGTTAACTATCCTGCCCTCGATCAACTCGTGCCCAATCGCCCAGCGACCCGCGCTGAGGTGGCGGCTTTTGTCCATCGGGCGCTGGTCAACGATGGTAGGGCGCAACCTGTGGCAGCAACTGGTGCTCGCTGGAATAAAGCGCCCATAACAACCCTGCCAACGGCAGCGGCAGGGTTTAGCTTTAGCGCGGATGGACAACGGCTACTGGCCTTGACCACAGACGGTGCAACGCTTCAGATATGGAATACGCAAACAGGGGCGCTAATCAAGGAGATTGCCGCTGGTGATCAGACTCGTTTTGATGGGGCGGCGATCAGCAAGGACGGGACGAAGGTGGCGGCGATCGCGCAAACTTCTCCCACAAACACCGTGGAACTAGCGGCATGGACTATCGAGGCAGGTCAGCCGCTGTGGAAAAAAACAATCAGCAGGGCAGAGTCAGCCATCGATGGGGGTCAGATTGCCTTTAGCCATGACAATCAGCGGATCATAACGTTTGTGAACCCACAGCAAGACGGCGCTTCTACGCCACAACTAGCTCTGTGGAACACGGCGAACGGTGAAGCGGTGCAATCTCTAGAAACCAGCGGTAGATTTGCCATTAGCCCCAATGGTCAATTTTTAGCCATTCAGATATACCCAAATGATTCATCGGGTCGTGTAGACCTATGGCGACTCAATCAGAGCGGCATGTTTGAGTATGCTAGGACGCTGCCGCCGGAAGATGTCCTCTTCTGGGGGATGGATATGGTCTTTAGAAACGATGGGTTGCTCAATGTGCTAACGCGATCGCCTTACGATGGACTGCTGGTCACTTGGAATTCACAAACGGGCGCGCGCGTGACCAGCACTGAGCTACCGGCTGATCGATCAGATGATGCCATTGGGCTAAGTCCAGATGGCGATAGCTATTTTTTCGGGGGGCAGGTGGCTGGAGCGCGCTTGGGCAGTGTGAGAACTGGAGAAGTTCAGGACTGGCCTCATGGCTATCGGGTTGCGTTTAGCGATCGCGGCAACTACCTAGCGCTCATGAACAACAACCCAAATGAAGTCGGATCAACGCTACCCACGCCATCTATTAGTATCTATGCCAAAACTGCCCATTAG
- a CDS encoding GNAT family N-acetyltransferase has product MRIREYESSDWPHLCVIHDEARKQELEASGLMDAFLTLEETAEGEGLFDGRVLVADDEGIPLGFIAIAEGEITWLYVSPRHQRRGVARRLVREAISCESGPVSLDVLEGNEAALQLYLSEGFEVVKRVSGRLAGNEAFAATGLVLRHHGVA; this is encoded by the coding sequence ATGCGGATCCGCGAGTACGAATCGTCCGACTGGCCACATCTATGTGTGATCCATGATGAAGCGCGCAAGCAAGAACTCGAGGCGAGCGGGTTGATGGACGCGTTTCTGACGCTTGAGGAGACTGCAGAGGGTGAGGGCCTGTTTGATGGTAGGGTGCTGGTCGCGGATGACGAGGGCATTCCGTTGGGCTTCATCGCAATCGCTGAAGGCGAAATCACTTGGCTCTACGTCAGCCCGCGGCATCAGCGCCGCGGAGTCGCGAGGCGGCTGGTGCGTGAGGCAATTTCTTGTGAATCCGGTCCGGTTTCGCTCGACGTTCTCGAAGGCAATGAAGCCGCTCTACAGTTGTACCTTAGCGAAGGGTTCGAAGTGGTGAAGCGGGTTTCTGGTCGCTTGGCGGGGAACGAGGCGTTTGCTGCTACGGGCCTTGTTCTGCGTCACCATGGCGTTGCCTAA
- a CDS encoding GNAT family N-acetyltransferase: MKISDEDLAFVFLADRQDAIPTVAQWYYEEWGKVPGNSVEKTIKRIRGKLNRHKPPFHILAVSKDRVLGVAQFKLREMSIYPEREFWLGSLFVAPKFRGYGVGSVLAEKIAAIANDFGVKELYLQTESLDGGLYKRLGWNVIETTEYNNVRVAVMVRQLSE, from the coding sequence ATGAAAATATCCGATGAGGATTTAGCTTTCGTGTTTCTGGCAGACAGACAAGATGCCATCCCGACGGTAGCGCAGTGGTATTACGAAGAGTGGGGCAAGGTGCCTGGCAACTCGGTTGAGAAAACGATTAAAAGAATAAGAGGCAAACTCAACCGTCATAAACCTCCTTTCCACATTCTGGCGGTTTCAAAGGATAGGGTGCTGGGCGTTGCTCAGTTCAAATTGCGCGAGATGAGCATTTATCCTGAAAGGGAGTTTTGGCTGGGGAGCCTCTTTGTTGCTCCTAAGTTCAGAGGTTATGGTGTAGGGTCGGTCTTGGCTGAGAAGATTGCTGCAATCGCCAACGATTTTGGAGTCAAGGAGCTTTACTTGCAAACCGAGTCTTTGGACGGAGGTTTGTATAAACGTCTTGGCTGGAATGTCATCGAGACGACCGAATATAACAATGTGCGAGTGGCCGTCATGGTGAGGCAATTGAGCGAGTAA
- a CDS encoding Type 1 glutamine amidotransferase-like domain-containing protein translates to MKLALLSTQETESGATAVKFLVESLSFKDTSAAFIASQPDAERYFFNKARDGYESIGVNLDTYIDFESGFDETLMDRVLSKPIVHLSGGNTYRFLHSLKSRGLGEKMIKFAQSGGVFIGGVAE, encoded by the coding sequence ATGAAACTAGCCCTTCTTAGTACTCAAGAAACTGAAAGCGGTGCTACAGCGGTTAAGTTTCTTGTTGAATCGCTTTCCTTTAAAGATACTTCGGCAGCTTTCATAGCATCTCAGCCGGACGCTGAGCGGTACTTTTTCAATAAGGCTCGAGATGGCTATGAATCTATAGGGGTCAATCTTGATACTTACATTGATTTTGAGAGTGGTTTTGATGAAACTCTAATGGATAGGGTGCTCAGCAAACCGATTGTTCATCTATCTGGAGGTAACACTTACCGATTTCTTCATTCACTAAAGTCTCGTGGTCTAGGCGAAAAAATGATCAAGTTCGCTCAATCGGGTGGTGTCTTCATTGGGGGCGTTGCTGAATAG